AAGAGTACGGAGGTGCAGCCTATAGACAAGAGCTGGGAGGAAGAACTTGGCGCGTTCCTGATCAGGAAACGTGTAGAGGGACGGTCGGAAAAGACAATCCGGCAGTACAGTCTGCACCTGCGGCGGTTGTTACGGTGCTTGAATAAGCCGGTACAGGAGATCACGGAAGCGAACTTGTTTTTGTATATTGAGATGTACAAGAGGCAGAGAAACGTTTCCGGGGCTTATCTGGATAATATCAGGCTTGTCTTCAGCTCATTCTTCGGTTGGTTGAACAACAAAGGGTACATAAGCAGGAATCCGGCGGCGGGACTTGATCCGATCAAGACTGAAAAGCGAATCAAAAAGCCGCTGTCGGACATAGAATTGGAAAAGCTTCGCAGGAAGTGCAGGCTTGAGAGAGACCTGGCCCTGATTGAGTTCTTATACAGTACCGGGGTGAGGGTGTCAGAGCTGACAGCCCTGAACAGACAGGACATCAATTTTGACAGTATGGATGTAGTCGTCTATGGAAAAGGGGCAAAGGAGAGGGAAACCTATCTGACAGCAGCGTCCTGTATGCACTTAAAAGAATATCTGGATTCCCGCACCGATGATAACGAAGCGTTATTTGTGGGATTAAAGAGTCCACACAGAAGACTGACGGTAGCAGGCGTGGAAGAGATACTGCGCAGGCTGGGGAGACAGACAGGGATCGAAAAGGTGCATCCGCACCGGTTCCGTAGGACAATGGCAACGAATATATTGAACAAGGGGATGCCAGTGGAAGAGGTGCGGGACGTTTTAGGACATGTAAAGCTGGACACGACGATGATCTACTGTCAAATAAATAAAGAGAACGTACGGCATTCCCACAGGAAATTTATGTCAGCGTAAATATGTAGAGAAAATGGAAAGCAATCAAGCAGGCCTGCCGGGTGACAGGTCTTTTTGTCGTTAAAAAGAAGGAGGAAGAGGGAAAATATGGGATTGAAAAACGATAAAGCATTGCTGGGAGACTGCGAAAAAGAAAAACTGCAATGGGAACAAAGACAGAACGGAGCATGAACAACAGGACTGGTGGATAAATATGCTTCGGTACTTGATGGAAGGAAACGTGTATTTGGAATAGCCGTAGAAAGTTGTTATAAATGAAAATCGCTGTCATACAGTTGTACTCATAAATGCAGGTGAGGGATAAAAGAATTGCTACTGCATATACTTGATTTAGCCGTGCATACGTGATATGGTATGTATAGGCAAAAAGAAGCGAGTAGTCCATGCAGGACGGAAAAACGAAAAACCCCGGTGTTGCAGCATCGGGGTTTTTCTATTCCCTGTTTTGGGGTGGAAGGGCTTAGCTCCACAGGTTAGTTACCGGTCATTTTCCGCTGTCTAACCATTTGATGATGTAGTGGCAAACCACACCAGCCGTGACAGCGACTAAAAAAGAAGCGAGTACTTCCATACAGACACCCCCTTCCCGTACCAGTTTAGGGAGCGGTAACACAAAAATCTTATCATATCCTGTCAGAAGAAACAACAATATGGCAGGTAATGAGATAAATAGCAATTTATCTTACGATCCACAAGATGGGTTTCCAAACAAACATTGGGGACCGATCTTATGCGCTGTAAAATAAGACCTTCTCGGGTCTTTTTTTAATACAGAGATTTATGAAAGGGGGGCGGTATGTAACTTGTATGCGTTCACGCCAGGAAAACAGCAGATGAATTATGTGGGTAGCCTGCATAAGAAAATCTTGCAAAAACAGAGATTGTCTCTTCAGGTGAAGCAGTAAACGAATCATATTAGGAACTGTTACCGAATCATGTCGCTGATACAGTGACCGGGGAGAGGTGCCGGTTTACTGGCGGACAGTGAGGGAAAAGTAATTATAACAGAAATGGAGGCAGAAGGATATTATGAAAAGAATTGATTGGAAACGGAAGTTGACGAGCAGGAAGTTCTGGGCGGCCATTGTGGGCTTTGCAACTCCGCTCATGGCTATGCTCAATGTATCAGATGATACGGCTGTTCAGGTGACAGCGCTTATTATGTCAGGCGGCACTCTGATTGCATATATTATCGGAGAAGGAATGACAGATTTAGCCAATATTGAAACACAGGAAGGAGCAAAATATT
The sequence above is a segment of the Lachnospiraceae bacterium JLR.KK008 genome. Coding sequences within it:
- the xerA gene encoding site-specific tyrosine recombinase/integron integrase, whose product is MEKIIAKVLVWMEGKGMEELKNALYFVLSDYEISKKSTEVQPIDKSWEEELGAFLIRKRVEGRSEKTIRQYSLHLRRLLRCLNKPVQEITEANLFLYIEMYKRQRNVSGAYLDNIRLVFSSFFGWLNNKGYISRNPAAGLDPIKTEKRIKKPLSDIELEKLRRKCRLERDLALIEFLYSTGVRVSELTALNRQDINFDSMDVVVYGKGAKERETYLTAASCMHLKEYLDSRTDDNEALFVGLKSPHRRLTVAGVEEILRRLGRQTGIEKVHPHRFRRTMATNILNKGMPVEEVRDVLGHVKLDTTMIYCQINKENVRHSHRKFMSA